In Anolis carolinensis isolate JA03-04 chromosome 4, rAnoCar3.1.pri, whole genome shotgun sequence, the genomic window acccttacccttcctaacagcctcatgcTCTTTCCTTGGGGAGAAAAAACATGGTcccaaacacatggagggccgaggtttgcccatgcctggcatagatcCTAGCGTGCAAGCACCATCCAGATCTCAAATGGGTTCCGGCAATTCCTATAATATCATCAGCACAGCCAAACCACTTTCTCAAATTGTACCTTGTATATTAAAACATTTTGGCAAATTGACATCATACAGAAATCTCCCAATGGTTGTGCCCGAGATACTTAAACACAGGAGAGATGTGTGGCCTCTCTTGTTTCAAATGCGAACATCAGTGACCTGGTTTACAGACCTGCTGTGACAACAAGCAAGATAAAGACCTGTGGCTTTATCTCTCTTTTCAAAAAGAAGCCTATTTTAATTGTCGGCAAGACAAGAGGAGAAACCGTTAAGTCTCCCTTTTAAATCATGTTTCAAATCTTGGAGGAGAGGAGTCTTTCCGAGGATGGTAGcttaatttcaatttgttgtcgaaggctttcatggccggaatcaatgggttTCTGTGATTTtgtccggccatgttccagaagcattatttcctgacgtttcgcctgcatcatggcaggcatcctcagagtttgtgaggtttgttggaaactaagcaagtgagatttttatctgtatctgtggaaaatccaaagtgagagaaagaactcttgtctgattgaggcaagtgtgaatattgcaattaatcactttgattagcattgaaaaaccttgcagatTTAAggtctggttgcttcctgcctgggggaatgctttgttgggaggtgttaactggcctagattgcttcttgtctggaattcccctgttttcagagagttgttctttatttactgtcctgattttaggggtttttttaataaaaaaaatactggtagccagattttgttcatattcatggtttcctcctttttgttgaaattgtccacatggatttcaatggcttctctgtgtagcctgacatggtggtagtTAGAATTTCAATGGATTGAAACTGTATCGGTCTTAATATGTAAGTCACCTAGGACTATGTATCAGCATATAAGAAAATAACACAACTGTCATCATAATTATGACTCTTAATTTCACAACCTTCCGGGTATTACTAATGGGAGTCTGAGAAAGTTTGAGAAAGGCGAATCTAGGAGTCGGCTGGGTAAAGGTGGcaagactttttttaaaattttgtgacTGTCGATAGGACTTTCCGTTCAGCTGTTTTTGCCACTCAAGGCTGAAAATGCAAACTGATAAAATATTGTAGACGGAACCCGTggttgagaaagaaaaaaaagagaaacaaagagaTCAAGGAGACAGCAATCCTTGGGGAGAAGAGAGGGACAAGAAAGAGAGGAAATAACGCTGGGACTGCCATGTATTTACAGATCCCTTTGCCTTTCCCAGCGTGGCATAAAGTTTTGAGCGTTGGAGTTAtgagcgcatctacactgtaggattaacgCAATttggtggctcaatgctatggggcccTGGGaattgtcgtttggtgaggcaccagctctttATCTTCATGCTGCGGACAAGCTCCACTGAAATGAATGAGActgactagagcaggcatgggccaacttccatccttccttcctcccagggattttggacttcaactcccaccattcctgacaggccccttccttttcccgctcagccgcttaagctgagatACAAcgtataatttgagaaaatggttTGGCTGGCCGAAGATAACATAGGAAATGCCAGAACCCATTTGAGATCTGGATGGTGTTTCCACGAAACCATGGAGGGGTAGCTTTGAACGCTAGGATCTacgccaagcatgggcaaacttcggccctccatgtgtttgggacttaagcagctgagggggaaaaggaaagggcctgagactgtgaggaatggtgggagttgacgtccagaACCCCTGAACTGAAGGCCCAAGTTAACCCATGCCAGGTGTAGATCTACTCTAGGAAGAGTTTTATGAACTCGGAGCTAAGATCCAAGTTGATTTAGGGCTCAAAATGCAATGATAGGCATTTCGTAATTACTAATTTTTCCTAAGGTCTTTCTTGATCCATCTCGGCTTCCTACATTCTTCTATGTGTATCCAGTGTTGGAGGAGCGTGTTGCTCGACGGATTATACTCCCTAGGGAGACTCTCAGGGTTTGgaaagcttaataataataaactttatttatagatcgCCCTGCCCCGGTGGTgctaataggtaccgctccggcggaaaggtaaggacgctccatgcagtcatgccagtggccacatgaccttggaggtgtctacggacaacgccggctcttcagcagagaaatggagatgagcaccaacctccagagtgctcaagggaaaacctttacctgactTTATAGATCGCCTTATCTcgccaaagggactcagggcggtttccaaacatTTAgtgcccaaagaaaaccatacaaataCAGTTTACATCACGACAAAGCAAGCACAGTAGGCAATaggcagaacatatgccatctaccactcTACATTATGGTAGTCATATCTAAGAAATtgtagccccggtggcgaagtgtgttaaaacactgagctgctgaactccagattcaaatcccgggagcggagtgagcgcccgctattagctccagcttctgccaacctagcagttggaaaacatgccaatgtgagtagatcaataggtaccgctccggtaggaaagtaagagcgctccatgcagtcatgccggccacatgaccttggaggtgtctacggacaacgccggctcttcggcttagaaatggagatgagcaccaacccccagagtcagacatgactggacttaacgtcaggggaaacctttaccttatctaagAAACTATCCATCCAAGGGTGTTCTGAGTTAACGCCGCAGAGAACTCAAAAACCTCGACACCAAGGGGGAAAAATGTTTTGTTGAATTTCAagttgcttaagcggctgaggggggaaaggaaggggcctggggctgttaggaggtccaaaacccctggcgggaaggcccaggttggcccatgcctgctgtggACCCATATAATGTAGGTGGAAGTCTTTACGTACCTGCAGCGGTGGCGGGTCCTCGGACGGCAAGCGGGGAGGCTCTGGCGGGGAAGTGGAGCAGGTGGGAGCTGTCGAAGGGGCTCCCCCATCCCGGGCCTgccgcggcggcggcggcgaatTGGGCGCCCACGTAGGGCCCGTAGTAGGCTCCGTTGAGGGGCCGGAGCTGCTCGCGGGCGGCCCCGTTGGCTGCGGGAGGGCTGCCGGTGGCGTAGGGGGCAAAGCGCCCAGAGCCTGGGTGTCCCCCCGCGGctgccgctcctcctcctcccccgcaAGATCCGTACGAAGGCGACGGGCTGTCGGAGGCGACGGCGGCTTGGGCGGGCCACCCCGAGGGCGCTTGCGGGCTCTGCATGTAGGGCAGCATGGCCCCCACGCGGGTGGTGGGCACGTAGACAGGCGACGGGGGCCCGAAGCCGCCCCCCACGGAAGGAGAAGCCCCTGTTCCTCCTCCGGGGGGAGAGGAATCGTAGGCTCCGCTTTGGAGGTGCGaagggtggtgatggtgatggtggtggtgatacatgtcctcggcggcggcggcggctccgGGATTGGCGCGGCTGGACCAGAGCAGCTTGTTGGCCTGGTCGAGGTCGGCGAGGAGGATGACGTCTTCccagctggaggaggaggaggagggcggagGAAGGGGCACGAAGGGGCCCAGCAAGGCTCTCCCCCCCTCCGGCAGGCCCTCCCCGGGCTCCTGCTTGAAGGTCCTGGCGCCGCCCGGGGAGCAGCCCGAGGACGAGGAGGGCGACGGGGGAGAGGGCGGCAGCGAGGGGAAGGGCGCCTCGTCGGGGCTGCGGCGCTTCAGGAGGCACCAGCCGCCTTCAGCCACGGCCATCCAGGCGGACCCCGAGCCGAGCCGAACCGAGCCTCCTTCCCGGCGGGACCCTGGCAGAGGGAATGAGACACACAGAGAAAGGCTCAAGACcggcaggaaggcaggcagaggGGCTTTTGTCCTCCGCCCCCTCCCCTGTCCCCCACGAAGCCCCTCCTTGGACGGAGAGAGAACGGCTCTGAGCACGTGCAGAGCGTCCCTCTTCCCACCAAAGGAAGGAATAGCATAGAACAGCGGCCCTGTTCGCTTTTGGGATGAGAAAGGGAAACACCCAAAGAGCTATAGCTGTAGCCAAGagcggggtgggggggtgggggttaggggttcaaactcctcccctgaaaattttcaggtttaaaaaacaaacctggtttactcgtgaattttaactggttaacccaatCCCCATGATTGTCCACTGAAGtatattgatggagcctgatttctaaattattttgtgttatgaaactacttttcatgattcgcttaaaaaaaagtttcaagccccccccctccccattttttttctggctatggccctgcaagGAGCCAGCTGCTACTAGTTTTGcttctgaggaggaggtagaataggaggctgaagaggtagcacttggggatttggagccaagtgttgaggaggaaggaaaaagcaagGAAGATATACTACAAGTCGCAAGGAAaatatactacaagtcccatggaAGATATACTACAAGGCCCTGCCTTCCAAGGGAGGAGGGCAAAAGCATTTGTGTTTTAGTCTCCATGCTCCAGCTCCAGCGTTGGCTTTGCAAAGAAGTTCTTGCCAAAACCCTTGATCCTGTACACCAATACTTGCCAAAATCCTTGTTActgtacaccagtggttcccaacccggaGGCCAGAAGGAAAATCTCCGCTCCTTTCTGCTGAGCTGACCAGAAAATTACATTAGACCACACcgactctagattattaaatatggtttctgtgggcgagcagatgagactactgggtggcatatgttttatatcagaaactagaggtgatgtggtcaataataataataataataataataataataataataataataataataacaataataataataataataactttatttttgtatcccccccccaatctccccaaagggactctggaggcttacatatggcacaaggtgcctaaaacaacgcataaaataaacacacagtacaatacaaaataaaactactagtatataaaacaataatttgaATTCAGAACAGCGCCAATAACCTAAAGTGTCTATACAATGcagttttttgaatcagcagCCCAAATAGCCACAccgaatctgaagttgaccaaaacctgattcgtatcccttttggtactaatgttggaaagtgggccctggtcaaaaaaagattgggaaccactggtgtacacTGTAAGCCCCTTCGCCAAAGACTCTTGTTcctgtctgctgtgaagacttgTCGCCAAAGACTTTAGTTCCAGGTCTGCTGTAAGACCATATATTTGCTTTTGGACTTTACCTTTAGTTTTCTTTACtgctgtttgcattattattattattattattattattattattattattattattattatgcggaAGTAAAGCTTTTTTAGTTACTTCTATTCGTTTTGTAAAGCTGTTTCGGGAGCAAAACAGGACACTACTCTTTGGTTTTCCTTTTGGGGTGGAAAAGAAGCCCGGGCGGTTTAATGCCGTTGGAAACATTAACTCCGATCCGCAACAGCTAGAAAACCAACTCCCGCAAAAAGGAAAACACCTCTACTTGCTGGTTTTCCTTCTGGGGAGAAAAGCGAGGCCCACTGAACagctatttaatgcagttcgaagctaaCTCCGATccgcaacaaacacttgcaaaacCGGCGTCTCTCTGGTTTGTGTGAttcgggcctcaaactggttccctgACTTCCTATGTCAGGATCTGCACAGCAAAATAACACTCTTTGATACTGGTTAGAAGCTGTACTAAATAATCAGTGTAGATGGAGGCTTCGGAAGCCGAACCATGAAGATCTTTTTGGACACAACATGGGCAGCGAAAGGTAAGGGGACGGCCTGGGAGGGAAGGACAAGGTCTCTTCCCTCCGAGGCCACTTCTGGGTCTCCGCCTGGAAGGGGAAAAGGGAGTCCTTGCTCtgttttggagagagaaaaaggcaTCTTTTCGgaaaacaccctctctccttccACTTAAGCCTAGTTgccttataccaggcatgggcaaacctcggccttccaggtgtttcctaacagcctcaggccctttcctttccccccttattCCCATGCCTTGTTAGACCCATATAATGAAGTTAAACGGCATTATATCAGTGAAGTCCTAAACTTTGGGTGCTTTCCAGAACAAGCAGGGAAACGAGGCGTCCGCGCTTGATACGGaacgaaaaagaaagaaaaacaaggggGAAAGAAGGTCTCTTCCCTCCTGGAGATTTTCAATAGGGAGCTTTGGAAGGAGACCGGACCCTTTAGGGTCGATTTCATCCCATGGTCGACAATTGTAACAGGGAGGGGAGAAAAGAGAGCCTTAAGAAAGGAATGAGGGTGACTGAGGATCCAAACTGCGGGGAGCACGCCTGCCAAATGCGCCACAGTCCCTCGAAGAAGCCGAGAGCGAGGCGAGAAGGAAGGCAGCCAAAGAGGAGAGAGGCGGGATGTTGTTCCCTTCTCCATCCCCACCCAAAGGCTCACTCACCTCTTTCCGCGAGGCGTCGGCGTGGGCTCCTCGTGGGTCGGGGTCCGAGGCGGGGAAGGGAGTCGTTTGACCCCAAGGCTGTGGCGACGGCGGTTCTAGAGGTCTCCGAAGCAGAAgtggaaagagacagagagagaaagagagagagagagagagagaggaggcgcCTCTAGCCGGAAAAGTCCAGCCAAGGCGTCCTGATTGGATTCAGGGAGCGAGGGACAAACACgcaggaaaggggagggagggactaTGTAGTGCCGTTTCAAAACGGCATTGAAGGAAGCCTCCACTCAGGGTCCTACTTGAGGCCCGGATGGCCACGGCACGACACGGTCAGTGCAATTGGGGCCCGACTTTCCCCAATCTACTTTCCCTAATCTATAGAACACCCCAATAGACCGAGAGTGTCGCCTTCGTCTTTTGGTGTATTTTTGCGCCCCAACTGGTGCATCTCGGTGGTTATATATATACCGTAGATaggcatatagatagatatatagatatctagtcatatagatagatagacacacacacatatacagtatatagatagatagatagatgatagatagatagatagatagatagatagatagatagatagatagatagatatagatagatagatagatatagatagatagatagatagatagatagatagatagatagatagatagatatagactcCTTCCCTTCAAGTGCATGTTTGTATGAGTGTGTGTCGATGTAAATAATAGACAGATAGTTCTGTGATAAAAAGATTAGACAGACTGCAGATTAGATAGAAATAGAGACATATTAGATAATAAGGGAGAGATAGTTGAGGTGGTAGAACACATAGAGATAGAGCAGTGCAGATTAAATATATTAATGGTAGATAGATATAGACTGATCGTTCAGATAGAAATATCGGTGGTACGTTAGAGACAGATTAGATATATAGATGATAGATTAGATAGGTAGACaggtagagagaaagagagagggtggatccacagatagatagagacaacactctggaaacaggggaattccagacttgactcaatcagggccagctaaaacctcccaataAAGAATTTCCCCCAGGCCGGAAGAAACcatgccttgaagctgaaaggctattgaatgctaatcaagctggtcagttccctcattcacacttgcctcgggaagacaagagttttttttctcccaccctggaccttcatataacctcacttgactagtttctaacagaccttacaacctctgaggatgcctgccatagatgtgggcgaaacctggtgaaagaatgcttctggaacatgaccatacagccctgaaaactcacagcaacccagttgagATAGACATATAGGTAGCATAACACATAGAGATACAGCAGTGCATATTAGATATATTAATGATAGTTATAGACTGATCATTCAGGTAAGTGATACATTAGATTATAGAGACAGGTAGATATATTggtgatagattagatagatagacagcTAGAGAAAACGAGAGACAGGTAGATCCACAGACAGATTATCCAGATAGTACATTAGATATACAGACAGATTAGACATATTGGTGATAGATAGACTGAATAGATAGGTGATAGCTAGATAGAAAGACAGAGAGATTACATATAGCTGATAATTTTCATATAGTTTAcatagctgtgagttttccaggctgtatagccatgttccaaagcattatcttctgacgttcagcccacatctatggc contains:
- the gata6 gene encoding transcription factor GATA-6; amino-acid sequence: MAVAEGGWCLLKRRSPDEAPFPSLPPSPPSPSSSSGCSPGGARTFKQEPGEGLPEGGRALLGPFVPLPPPSSSSSSWEDVILLADLDQANKLLWSSRANPGAAAAAEDMYHHHHHHHHPSHLQSGAYDSSPPGGGTGASPSVGGGFGPPSPVYVPTTRVGAMLPYMQSPQAPSGWPAQAAVASDSPSPSYGSCGGGGGAAAAGGHPGSGRFAPYATGSPPAANGAAREQLRPLNGAYYGPYVGAQFAAAAAAGPGWGSPFDSSHLLHFPARASPLAVRGPATAADLLDELQESRECVNCGSFQTPLWRKDGTGNYLCNACGLYTKMNGLSRPLIKPQKRVPSQRRLGLSCANCQTTTTTLWRRNAEGEPVCNACGLYMKLHGVPRPLAMKKEGIQTRKRKPKNLSKIKSCSGNNTNNAVPMTPTSTSSTNSDDCRKNASPSAQPTAPGVVSSAMPTRGDNASPETNSLKYSGQEGLYPGVSLSSTAEVTASVRQESSWCAIALA